In one window of Zygosaccharomyces rouxii strain CBS732 chromosome E complete sequence DNA:
- the FDC1 gene encoding putative phenylacrylic acid decarboxylase FDC1 (similar to uniprot|Q03034 Saccharomyces cerevisiae YDR539W Hypothetical ORF): protein MAPKLTPVLKFRDFLEALRREGDLVEIFQEVDPHLEVGAIMRKVYENKLPVPLFKNLKQPKGNVDPDNLFDIAGCIGGLRAFGNDHARIAHHLGLSSDTGMKEIIDHLLEAKKRKPIPPVKVNRDSAPCKENILKGDQINLEQLPAPYLHDEDGGKYLQTYGMFVLQTPDKSWTNWSIARAMIHDEKHLTGLVMNPQHIRRVADQWKTVGKENAVPFALCFGVPPASILVSSMPIPEGVSEADYIGSVVGEPIQVVQAETNQLEVPAESEIVLEGTLNLDHMVPEGPFGEMHGYVFPGTGHPCPTYTVETISYRNNAILPVSNPGLCTDETHTLIGSLVAAEAKQICLNHPVLSKIVMDAFMPYESQVLWLAFKINVKELVKLNTDSKSLADLFAKEIYGNKVGMTTQEIILVGDDIDIFNFKKLMWAYVTRHTPGDDQYFYDEFVAFPLAPFISQGPRIKTKRGGNCVTDCLFPIQYRDPNFRFVTCDFDSYDSAIRDKINQNWSNYGYQ, encoded by the coding sequence AGGAAGTTGATCCTCATCTTGAAGTGGGGGCTATTATGAGGAAAGTTTATGAAAACAAACTTCCAGTCCCATtgtttaaaaatttgaagcaaCCAAAGGGAAATGTTGATCCTGATAACTTATTCGATATTGCCGGTTGCATTGGTGGCTTAAGAGCATTTGGTAATGATCATGCTAGGATTGCTCACCACCTCGGACTGAGCAGCGACACCGGTATGAAGGAAATTATAGATCATTTGTTAGaagcaaagaaaagaaagcCTATCCCACCAGTTAAAGTCAATAGAGACTCTGCACCTTGTAAGGagaatattttgaaaggtGATCAAATCAATTTAGAGCAGTTACCTGCGCCCTACCTACATGATGAGGATGGTGGAAAGTATCTTCAAACATATGGGATGTTTGTATTACAGACTCCCGATAAAAGCTGGACCAACTGGTCTATTGCGAGGGCAATGATCCATGACGAAAAACATTTGACAGGATTAGTTATGAATCCTCAACACATTAGACGTGTAGCTGATCAGTGGAAAACCGTCGGGAAGGAAAACGCTGTGCCATTTGCACTGTGTTTTGGTGTTCCTCCAGCTTCTATCTTGGTCAGTTCAATGCCTATTCCAGAAGGAGTCTCTGAAGCAGATTATATTGGTTCTGTTGTAGGCGAACCCATTCAAGTAGTCCAAGCAGAGACTAATCAACTTGAAGTTCCTGCAGAATCTGAAATAGTGCTAGAGGGGACTTTGAATTTAGATCATATGGTCCCGGAGGGCCCCTTTGGAGAGATGCATGGGTATGTGTTCCCTGGTACAGGCCATCCTTGTCCAACTTATACTGTAGAGACAATTTCATATCGGAATAATGCAATTTTGCCTGTTTCTAATCCAGGGCTCTGTACTGATGAAACTCATACGCTAATTGGGTCTTTAGTTGCAGCAGAAGCTAAGCAAATTTGTCTGAACCATCCTGTCCTTTCAAAAATAGTCATGGATGCATTTATGCCATATGAGTCTCAAGTGCTTTGGTTAGCATTCAAAATCAATGTCAAAGAACTTGTAAAATTGAATACTGACAGCAAGTCCCTAGCTGACTTATTTGCAAAGGAAATATATGGCAACAAAGTCGGAATGACCACTCAAGAGATAATTTTAGTCGGTGATGATATTgacatttttaattttaaaaaattaatgTGGGCATATGTGACCAGGCATACTCCTGGAGATGATCAATATTTCTATGACGAATTCGTTGCTTTCCCTCTAGCACCTTTCATCAGTCAGGGCCCTAGAATTAAAACAAAAAGGGGTGGGAATTGTGTTACCGACTGTCTTTTCCCTATTCAGTACAGGGATCCAAATTTCCGATTTGTCACCTGTGACTTTGATTCCTACGATAGTGCCATTCGTGATAAAATCAATCAAAACTGGTCCAATTATGGCTATCAGTAG